Within the Malus sylvestris chromosome 4, drMalSylv7.2, whole genome shotgun sequence genome, the region AGTATGGTGTTGGTGgttttggtgatggtggtggtggagattTGTAGTAGTATGGGGTTGGTGGCTCGGGTGATGGGGGAGGAGGAGATTTATAGTAGTATGGAGTTGGTGGTTCGGGCGATGGTGGAGGAGGGGATTTGTAGTAGTATGGGGTTGGTGGCTTGGGTGATGGTGGAGGAGGGGATTTGTAGTAGTATGGGGTTGGTGGCttgggtgatggtggtggtggggatTTGTAGTAGTATGGGGTTGGTGGTTTGGgcgatggtggtggtggggatTTGTAGTAGTATGGGGTTGGTGGCTTGGgcgatggtggtggtggggatTTGTAGTAGTATGGAGTTGGTGGTTTGGgcgatggtggtggtggggatTTGTAGTAATATGGGGTTGGTGGCTTGGgcgatggtggtggtggggatTTGTAGTAATATGGGGTTGGCGGCTTAGGCGATGGCGGTGGAGGAGACTTGTAGTAGTATGGGGTTGGCGGCTTGGgcgatggtggtggtggggatTTGTAGTAATATGGGGTTGGCGGCTTAGGCGATGGCGGTGGAGGAGACTTGTAGTAGTATGGGGTTGGCGGCTTGGgcgatggtggtggtggggatTTGTAGTAATATGGGGTTGGCGGCTTGGgcgatggtggtggtggggatTTGTAGTAATATGGGGTTGGCGGCTTGGGCGATGGCGGTGGAGGAGACTTGTAGTAATATGGGGTTGGTGGCTTGGGTGATGGTGGAGGAGGAGAGTTGTAGTAGTATGGGGTTGGCGGCTTGGGTGATGGCGGTGGAGGAGACTTGTAGTAATATGGGGTTGGTGGCTTAGGTGATGGTGGAGGAGGAGAGTTGTAGTAGTATGGGGTTGGCGGCTTGGGTGATGGCGGTGGAGGGGACTTGTAGTAATATGGGGTTGGTGGCttgggtgatggtggtggtggtgacttGTAAACGTATGCCGGAGGTGGTGGTGACTTGTAGTAGTAAaccggtggtggtggtgacttGTAGTAGTACTTGGGTGGCGGTGGAGGTGGTGACTTGTAGACGTAAGTAGGCGTAGGCGGTGGCGGTGACTTGTAAACGTAAGGAGGAGGATATTGGGGCTTGGACTTTTCACACTCCTCGTACGGAGTCTTGGAAGCATAAGCTAATTTGCCAGCCTCGAGCACAACTTCATATTTAGTCTTGGATTTCACTTTGAGTTTGGCACCCTTGTCACCCTTGTTTAGCTTAGTGGGAATGTTGCATTTCGAACCCTTTGGTGCTGCGTAGAGCTTGGCCGTGCAAGCCTTGGCTCCATATTTGCCATACTCAAAGCCAGGGATAACTACGCTGAATTTCCCATTGTTCTTAGTTTTACCGTAGGCCTTGATTTCCTTCTTGCCATTCCAGCAAGTTACCACAACAACTGAGCCTGCGGTGCACAAATAATAAAAGGTATTGGAACTTTCTCTTTATGAGATACAACACTCGTTTTccgacaacaacaacaacaaaaaattatatactaattagttaattaatcaaatgattaGTCGTGTTCCACTAACTAGGTGTGATGCATGTCAATACCAAATTCCTGAGTTGAAAAGGACCACGCAGACTTTGGACACGACCACGAAAACGCGAAGTTGTTCTTACATATTATTTGTAGCACGTTACATTttctttattaaattaaaataggACAAATTAAGCACTGTTGATTAATATTTATGACATTAATTTGAAACCATGGTGTTTCCATACTTTTAGCAAATATtacttaaattaatttttataactcaaagaaataaaataaaataaaaccgggattactattttttttccttgatcTCAAGGAAAGATTAAACCGCAACATGTGTGACTATATTATTATATGCCTCAATTTATCGAAAGTGAGCCATCAGTTTGGAAGGATCACATATACAGTATACTACCCAAATGACTCATTGGGACCAGCAGAGTTGTAAAACATCAAAGACCAAGATTTGGAACATAAACAAAGATATGGTACGAAAGATTAAAGccaatatttaaataaattttgagAAAATGAATTTTTGAGAAAAGTACCTGTGGAGTGCTTCTTGTCGTGTGACTTCGATGGATTCTTCCAGTCATAGCATCTGTAGCAGTAGACCCTTCCGACAACCTTCACCAATGGTGGCTTCGGATAGTAAGGagctggtggtggtggagaaGTGTAGTAGTAAGgggttggtggtggtggagacTTGTAATAGTAAGGAGAAGGAGGATACGGTGAGGGTGGAGGAGGAGACTTGTAATAGTATGGGGTTGGGGGTTTTGGggctggtggtggtggtgatttgTAATAGTATGGAGTTGGTGGTTTGGgtgaaggtggtggtggtggtggagactTGTAGTAGTATGGGGTTGGTGGTTTTGGTGATGGTGGAGGTGGGGATTTGTAGTAGTAAGGTGGAGGAGGTgaaggagaaggaggtggtGGGGATTTGTAGTagtatggtggtggtggggagTATTCTGGGGGTGGTGGCGACTTGTAGTAGTATGGGGTTGGTGATTTTGGTGATGGTGGGGGTGGGGATTTATAGTAGTAAGGTGGAGGAGGTgaaggagaaggaggtggtGGGGATTTGTAGTagtatggtggtggtggggagTATTCTGGGGGTGGTGGAGACTTGTAGTAGTACGGGGTTGGTGGTTTTGGTGATGGTGGGGGTGGTGATTTGTAGTAGTAAGGGGGAGGAGGTgaaggagaaggaggtggtGGGGATTTGTAGTagtatggtggtggtggggagTACTCCGGGGGTGGTGGAGACTTGTAGTAGTAAGGAGGAGGTGGAGAGGGAGAAGGTGGTGGTGGAGACTTGTAGTAATATGGTGGTGGCGGTGAAGGGGAAGGTGGTGGTGGAGACTTGTAAAcatatggtggtggtggggagGGTGATGGAGGAGGTGGTGATTTGTACTCATACGGTGGTGGGGGAgacggtgatggtggtggtggagactTGTACTCATATGGTGGTGGAGGAGATGGTGACGGTGGTGGTGGAGACTTGTACTcatatggtggtggtggagaagGTGATGGCGGTGGCGGGGACTTGTACACataaggtggtggtggtgatggtgatggaggTGGCGGAGACTTGTAGACATAAGGCGGTGGCGGTGAAGgcgatggtggtggtggagactTGTAGAcatatggtggtggtggtggtgagctGTAAACgtaaggtggtggtggtggtgaagaGTAGGGATAAGCACTTGCTTCTACTGAACCCACATTGCTTGAAATCACCACCAGTGTGGCAGCTAACGCCACTGCCATTTGAGGCCAAAACCGACCCCAAGAGGGGCCGCCGCCCACACTCCTCATGGGTGTTACTACAATTTTCTTACCACCTCTGGTCAATGTGGTTAGTTTCACaaattttctcgggaaaattGGGGAATGAAGAGAGAATTTGCTGAAGGCCGGAGAAGCCTTGAGCTGTTTTGGTTTGGAGTGATGACTTGGTAGATGCATGGTATATTGTGTTTTATAGGGAGTGCGAGTCGTTGAGAGAGAGCTGTCACAAAGGACCAATTCTAATGGACTCTTTGATTTAATGCATCAAATGGGGTCACTCTAGCTGGCCTTATCTAATTTTTAATACACTGTTTGGATCACTTGGGGCTCCCCCAGTTGAGATTTAAGAAGCAATATTATCCGTTGATAAAACTGCAACATTAAAACAGTAAATTTTTAataaggagtaattaggttttcatccttatttttactactctattgattaaaaccttattacttttcaatttttgatcaaggtcctttgtattaataatatcattaattatttcaataataaaatattttttatttctaaatatattcatttaatattaaaaatattacaattagtatatttatatttatggctaaattttttatcatatatttttatttttagtttgtacccatttttaatttgcaacccttttttaatttgtaccaattttcctttcagttttaatttgtacccatatattaatttctttttgtgcccatattttttaaagttttatttgtattgtacccatatttttttatttatttgtacccatttttatttttgctaaatgtacccattttgaagaatgtacccatgttttgatacaataattttttggttattttttatgaatgtacccatgtttacacacacacacacacacaatagtatatttatattttaatatttttaatcccacaaattatggttttttatttaaaatctcattactataaacaactataaattttaatttttaatttaaaaaatatagtaacatacatagaaataaattatcaattaatttcagggacttggatcaaaaattgaaaaccaacaaggtttcagtcaaagactattcataactagggaccgcatccaaagtctcccttttaATAATTCCACTTCTTGGGCTCGTTCTCTTTGTCTACACTTTTATTCTATTtttgctttttaaaaaaaatcagtgCAATAAAATGTATCATAGCGTTTTAGTAGTGCTATTCATATATTCATTTTAATtcctcacacattttttttaatttttggtcgtcaaatcgaatgaattgaagaacatAAATAGTAAAAACTTAACAAGAgtatgtgagaaataaaaataaatgtgtgaataacactttTAATAGTGTTTACATGACCACAATGGTTTgaaattcttgtttttctttgggCAGATAGATATTTGGCACATATTTGGGTCAACGTTtctaaaagataaataaatatgaGGAAATTGTGAGATCTGATATGTTGCTAGAAATGCCATGTGAAAGCTTCCATATGGCACATGTATATATTATTGTCAGTTTTTCTCTTACTTTTCAAATTGTTTTTTCCATATTTGTTAATTACAATCTAAAAactaattattattataaagtTGTTTAAGCAAAAGAAATCCAAAAGGttaaagtaaattaaaaagGGTAATAATGAAGGTCCTAATAAGAAAGTTGGTGGCCGGTAGAGGAAAAAGATTCGTGCAGGCAGAAGGTTTAGTGGCAAAtaaacaaaagcaaaacaaaCAGAATATTGCACGTTCATTGCATGTTCATTGGCAGGCTACCTATGATACTAGCttatatttattttcaaatGCATGTTTTTTTAGATGATGAGTTTCATCGTAAAATTAATGACATATAAGGagtagtttttattttcattgatATGAGGCTCTTTTATCTTTACATTCTTACATGTGGCAgatttttaaactaaatacGTGAACAACAAGAATTAGGTGACATGAAGCACTTAGGGCTTAGCTATTGGGCTTACACGTGGGTCAACCTACTTTGATACCATGAAGGAGAtgagattccaccataaaacaaATTCGCAATATAAAAAGTAGTCTAACCTTTTATAAACTCTTACAAGATTTTTCTTTCACCGTTGCAAGACTCTATACCTTTACATTCAAACAACACCATGTGAAAATTCAATCAAGTGGTTTCTGCAGCCTTTGCAGGTGATTACAACCAAAGAgtgtaaaagaaaaagaaaaagaaaaaaaggaccGAGGAGCAAAgattattaattatttgaatttcaTTTCGTGCAAGAAGTAATAATGCATGTTTCCTTTTAACATACCGGACCATCCTCGTACGATGTTCCTTTGCTGCACAAATAGGCCACCTTCCTCATACGTTGTTCCTTTGCTGCACACACAGGCTACCTCATACTCATCATACCATGATTTGAACTCTCAGCTTTTTTTCTTACGAAAACTAATggaaagagtttgaaaactttaagttttaacaataaagacaaaataaagggtaaagtaaatagtaccctgtttgactttttagtgtaaaaatatagtttttcgttaaaatgaacagtaccgtagacttttcgttaaaactccctttcttctttctcttttcctttttctcagAATAGGGATCATTTGGCTGACTTTACCTTTCACTAATATCCCACTCATCCATTTGATGGAttgaaattttcttttggtaaatttgaaatataaagtaatttatttatttattatatataaacaCGATATTATTACATAAGTCTCTAATTtagacataaaaataaaatatttgaaCACGAGACGTAGTGGTTTGAAAAATTTGAAACTCTTCAAAATTAAGGTTAAAAAAGTCATGTAATGAAGGGCTTGGGACAgtaaattttttaatgttattACCTAACATGCCccgtaaaccctaaaccctaattggAAGGTACGAGGCACATTACTAAACTCTATTGAGATCGCAGCCAAATTACCCTAAGCATCCATCCAATTGCACCGTAGCTACAAGGTCTGTGACCACAGTGGATCAGATTTGGGGGCGGTgagtaattaaaatttaaaacagtGGTTAGAACAGCCAACCCAGAAGTGCACATGGGATTAGTAACATACTAACATACAACCATTTCCAATTTGCTTACAAGTCAAGCTTTCAAGTATATTTCAAAAGGAACAAATAACATTAAATAATGTACTTAAATTGTTACTCAATTATTCCACTTCTTCTGCATGATAAAATAGAAATACCAGTACCATGTCACTTTTGTTGGTGCATTGCTCCAATCAGTTCACTAAAATTAGATATACTTCTTGTCAAAAATTATGATAAGGGTTAATGGGCTGCCCCTATGAGATTCAAGCAAATTTGTAAAAGTTTAAACATACTCCTTTCACTCTTTTTGACTATCAATGCCGTGCCATCAAGCAACTCTGCAAGTCTAAATAAGCCAATATTCAAGATATAAAGCTAGGGGGACTTGTTGAGGCTAAGGACATATTACAACAACacttctttttattaatttttttaaatgctcCCTCTTTTGTTATGACAACCGATTTACATGAAACGTGTTCACTGTCACCGTGACATTTGAAACTAAGAATACAAATGCTATATATTATATTTGTTGAATTTGTCAGGTCGACGGGCCgagggcccactccaacaacaccgatactgtcctcACTTTACCACCTGCCCAATTCTCAggtgtgggattttatcacaaaaggccttggtgttagttagagtgcggtaattctatttaaatgggtctttcttcttccctctgtccgatgtgggacaaattgTGTTTCAACAATATTATTGAATCAGGAGGTTTGTAGTGGTAAACTCATtctatgtaaatttttttaaagtgaAAGTAATGCATGAAGATTTGAAATTAGAATATTAAGActagaaaaaaacaaaacaaacaaaaataggaGTCCCTACCAAATGGGCCAATGGTCATGATGTTGAAATCATGGAGTAAATGAGAGGCAAATGTAAGGAAAGACTTACCAATTTTGAGTAGGGAATTATGTTAAGATCATTAAAGGACCACATCATGCACCCACCTGCTcttatttccaaaaaaaaaaaatcagtttaggTATGGTGGCACAGATTGACTAAAAATATAGGCTATGTGTTCACCTAACATTGCAACACCTTTTTGTCTGTCATTTTTGTCTGTCATTTTGCTATTTCCGCAATTTAATTGGCAGAAATCAACATACATTGACCTTGTATTAgcatttcttttctcttctcttttctttagtTAATGTGTTTCGATAGTTGGTTATACTAGACAATTTGATTTCACAACTATGTAAGTCAAGCTCAATACAAAACTCAAACAACTACGTAAATctctacaattttttttcatgttaACATCAGTTGGAACATAAACTCAAACAACTACATATATCTAGATACTATACACTTCTAGTTATTGTTAAACTTCAATATTGGGTCAATAATTTTTACTACGTACGTCAATGTGTAAATTAACAATCAACAAGTCCGATCTATTTGTATTGTGATGTGGCTTGTTGTTCGTCTTGCTCTCTATATCACATCTTTTGTGTTTTGCTCCACGCTTTGGGCTAATActatattgtttgtaccatacttgaccaatcctgaaactaccgagcaccggccaacgctatactgtcaaggacccagaagagttcccctccgaccaggaggccaatcactactcgacacgtgtcaagattagaagccaatcagagcgcagcacgtgtcaacatcaagaaccaatcataacatgacacatgtcaatgtgacaaagctacaagtttttctataaataggggtcatccccccacaatattgcctaatgccatttgtgttaaatcattcacaagaactcactaaattgagagcttgatcctttgtacttgtgtaagcccttcactactaataagaactcctctactccgtggacgtagccaatctgggtgaaccacgtacatcctgtgtttgcttctctgtctctattcatttacgtacttatcctcactagtgaccgaagcaaccaagcgaaggtcataaaacctgacactttctgttgtaccaaagtcctcgctgattttgtgcatcaacatttggcgccgtctgtgggaaacgacacttattcctactctcttcagctgtgtcaagctggtttctatcattcgtacactttcttttgaccaggcatccctctccaacatgggaagcgaatgaagccacagcacacagaatgacaccccccttgcacatagtgcgaaacaacgaaagaaggaaggaaaacgagttcttcttcaagctaaagtcgatgagttggaagctcagaacaacaagatagcaatgaggaatgaggtcctccaggagcaatatgagaagctcttcgagacactccacgaagctaggcaagctcagacacgcgagcttgttgcccccgtggaagtcaaccatcaactgggtgccctccaacatggagggtcacatgcattcgacatagatatccctgatagggaacagattacccctcgacttgataatcaacatgaggcttctcttaacccagttgcttcgacccgaaccatgagaagtggagggagacacctctttgctgaaggggcagaaggatcgaaagccgtctttcgcgattgtcgggatttcctgaagcaacgtcgagagaattccatccatataagctcaaagattaatgacccaaggatttctgagagactcggtcccctgccacggcccaagccggccaccaatttggggaatgggcaacaagtcctagagagacatgagggtacaggggactcagaggtgttccgacagacataccctggaagccagtacagcgagtccagggaaaaatcacatgcccttgatcaaaccttcctaattccaagaggagatggagatttacgaaagaaagctccagtgacacataactccactcaggacccccttgtcctacaacttcttgaggaagtaaacaagttgaaggctgaacgtcaggctgaaatacctgactggaaccaacccaggcctggccctcttacaaggaggatcctcaacaccccccttcaagcaaagacaaagcagaagcttggcttgcaactttatactggaaaagaggacccgattgagcaccttaacctctttgagtccaccatggcataccggatgcacaccgacgaagagcgatgtcttctcttcccctccaccctctctggcggagctctaaattggtattgtcgtcttacacctgagacggtagactcatttgaggaattgaggaaactatttgtttcccaacacattttccaaaccgatcgcttgcactctgcagatgacctgtacactatccgccagaagccagacgagtcattacgtatgtatgctggccgcttcagccatgaatactcccggtatgccgaggcagacgacaagactgccctcaaagccttcacggcaggcctacgtgattgtttctttaaatacatgatcaatgccaatacttggaagacttactctgaggtgatggcgcaggcttataaccatgcctccgccgaggcaaagacatatcaggagaaaccccctacaaccatcctttatcaacaagtgggaggtggaagccagac harbors:
- the LOC126619096 gene encoding extensin-2-like isoform X2; amino-acid sequence: MRSVGGGPSWGRFWPQMAVALAATLVVISSNVGSVEASAYPYSSPPPPPYVYSSPPPPPYVYKSPPPPSPSPPPPYVYKSPPPPSPSPPPPYVYKSPPPPSPSPPPPYEYKSPPPPSPSPPPPYEYKSPPPPSPSPPPPYEYKSPPPPSPSPPPPYVYKSPPPPSPSPPPPYYYKSPPPPSPSPPPPYYYKSPPPPEYSPPPPYYYKSPPPPSPSPPPPYYYKSPPPPSPKPPTPYYYKSPPPPEYSPPPPYYYKSPPPPSPSPPPPYYYKSPPPPSPKSPTPYYYKSPPPPEYSPPPPYYYKSPPPPSPSPPPPYYYKSPPPPSPKPPTPYYYKSPPPPPPSPKPPTPYYYKSPPPPAPKPPTPYYYKSPPPPSPYPPSPYYYKSPPPPTPYYYTSPPPPAPYYPKPPLVKVVGRVYCYRCYDWKNPSKSHDKKHSTGSVVVVTCWNGKKEIKAYGKTKNNGKFSVVIPGFEYGKYGAKACTAKLYAAPKGSKCNIPTKLNKGDKGAKLKVKSKTKYEVVLEAGKLAYASKTPYEECEKSKPQYPPPYVYKSPPPPTPTYVYKSPPPPPPKYYYKSPPPPVYYYKSPPPPAYVYKSPPPPSPKPPTPYYYKSPPPPSPKPPTPYYYNSPPPPSPKPPTPYYYKSPPPPSPKPPTPYYYNSPPPPSPKPPTPYYYKSPPPPSPKPPTPYYYKSPPPPSPKPPTPYYYKSPPPPSPKPPTPYYYKSPPPPSPKPPTPYYYKSPPPPSPKPPTPYYYKSPPPPSPKPPTPYYYKSPPPPSPKPPTPYYYKSPPPPSPKPPTPYYYKSPPPPSPKPPTPYYYKSPPPPSPKPPTPYYYKSPPPPSPKPPTPYYYKSPPPPSPKPPTPYYYKSPPPPSPEPPTPYYYKSPPPPSPEPPTPYYYKSPPPPSPKPPTPYYYKSPPPPSPKPPTPYYYKSPPPPSPKPPTPYYYKSPPPPSPKPPTPYYYKSPPPPTPYYYKSPPPPSPKLPTPYYYKSPPPPSHSPPPPYYYKSPPPPSPSPPPPYYYKSPPPPSPSLPPPYYYKSPPPPSPSPPPPYYYKSPPPPSPSPPPPYYYKSPPPPKYSPPPPYYYKSPPPPSSSPPPPYYYKSPPPPSPSPPPPYYYKSPPPPSPSPPPPYYYKSPPPPSPSPPPPYYYKSPPPPSPSPPLPYIYKSPPPPEYSPPPPYYYKSPPPPSPSPPPPYIYKSPPPPEYSPPPPYYYKSPPPPSPSPPPPYIYKSPPPPSSSPPPPYKYNSPPPPSPSPPLPYKYNSPPPPSPSPPPPYKYNSPPPPSPSPPPPYKYNSPPPPSPSPPPPYIYKSPPPPVETPPPVYIYGSPPPPIHY